Proteins from a genomic interval of Medicago truncatula cultivar Jemalong A17 chromosome 3, MtrunA17r5.0-ANR, whole genome shotgun sequence:
- the LOC11432433 gene encoding protein GLUTAMINE DUMPER 5, giving the protein MRSITTSSTSYSSLAPSSTASMMNHSSWHSPIPYLFGGLAAMLGLIAFALLILACSYWRLTGQLLDEENNSNNRNMENEKEGENSNKESVKVYEEKVLVIMAGDQNPTFLATPVFPKSSSVMNLDANHSDEQRENHETVEKSEKEEMETEEQSQSVT; this is encoded by the coding sequence atGAGAAGCATCACAACATCTTCAACTAGTTACTCATCATTAGCACCTTCATCCACAGCTTCAATGATGAATCACTCATCATGGCACTCACCAATTCCTTACCTTTTTGGAGGCTTAGCAGCCATGTTAGGTCTCATAGCTTTTGCACTGTTAATTTTAGCTTGTTCTTATTGGAGACTCACTGGTCAATTACTAGACGAAGAAAATAACAGCAACAACAGAAACATGGAGAATGAAAAAGAAGGTGAAAATTCAAACAAAGAATCTGTGAAAGTTTATGAAGAGAAAGTTCTTGTCATTATGGCTGGTGATCAGAACCCAACGTTTTTAGCTACACCTGTTTTTCCAAAATCATCTTCTGTTATGAATCTAGATGCGAATCACTCGGATGAACAACGCGAAAACCATGAAACTGTTGAGAAATCAGAGAAAGAAGAAATGGAAACAGAAGAACAGAGTCAGTCAGtaacataa